From the genome of Ananas comosus cultivar F153 linkage group 16, ASM154086v1, whole genome shotgun sequence, one region includes:
- the LOC109721922 gene encoding glutamate synthase 1 [NADH], chloroplastic isoform X2 translates to MRILGHNGEINTLRGNKNWMKAREGLLKCKQLGLSKDEMTQILPIVDSTSSDSGAFDGVLELLVRAGRSLPEAVMMMIPEAWQNDENMDPDRKALYEYFSALMEPWDGPALISFTDGRYLGATLDRNGLRPGRFYITHSGRVIMASEVGVVDVSPEDVSRKGRLNPGMMLLVDFENHIVVDDEELKKIYSQARPYADWLKRQKISLDDIVGSVPETERVPPSIFGSIPAENRYQNMENLGIHGILTPLKAFGYTVEALDMLLLPMAKDGVEALGSMGNDAPLAVMSNREKLTFEYFKQMFAQVTNPPIDPIREKIVTSMECMIGPEGDLSETTEEQCHRLTLEGPLLSIDEIEAIKKMNYRGWRSKVLDITYPKKRGRKGLEETLDRICAEAHEAIREGYTIIVLSDRGFSSERVAASSLLAVGAVHHHLVSQLERTRIGLLVESAEPREVHHFCTLVGFGADAICPYLAIEAIWRLQIDGKIPPKDDGQFHSRKELVKKYFKASNYGMMKVLAKMGISTLASYKGAQIFEALGIASEVIHKCFEGTPSRIEGATFEMLGRDYLSLHDLAFPSRALPAGSAEAVALPNPGDYHWRKGGEIHLNDPLAIAKLQEAARVNSVAAYKEYSKRIQELNKTCNLRGMLKFKDVAEKIPLEEVEPAKEIVKRFCTGAMSYGSISLEAHTTLATAMNKIGGKSNTGEGGEQPSRMEPLPDGSRNPKRSSIKQVASGRFGVSSYYLTNADELQIKMAQGAKPGEGGELPGHKVIGDIAVTRHSTAGVGLISPPPHHDIYSIEDLAQLIHDLKNSNPGARISVKLVSEAGVGVVASGVVKGHADHVLISGHDGGTGASRWTGIKNAGLPWELGLAETHQTLVANGLRGRAVLQTDGQLKTGRDVAVAALLGAEEFGFSTAPLITLGCVMMRKCHTNTCPVGIATQDPVLREKFAGEPEHVINFFFMLAEELREIMAQLGFRTINEMVGRADMLEVDPEVVKSNPKLENIDLSLMLKPAAEIRPGAAQYCVEKQDHGLDMALDRVLISKSDAALEKGVKVFIETPVKNINRAMGTTLSHEVTKRYHMKGLPPNTIHVKLSGSAGQSFGAFLCSGITLELEGDSNDYVGKGLSGGKIVVYPPRESKFDPKDNIVIGNVALYGATAGEAYFNGMAAERFCVRNSGAQAVVEGVGDHGCEYMTGGTVVILGKTGRNFAAGMSGGIAFVFDVDGKFSSRCNHELIDLESVVEEEDVITLRSMIQQHRSHTGSVLAKEVLADFENLLPKFVKVFPRDYKRILQNMKAEKAAKEAEKKLKKLKGKNGYQETKISVTTSSSKKEVPARNKLQRPTRVDNAAKYRGFIEYEREGIGYRDPNERIGDWKEVASESIPGPLLKTQSARCMDCGTPFCHQENAGAGCPLGNKIPEFNELVHQNRWREALDRLLETNNFPEFTGRVCPAPCEGSCVLGIIENPVSIKSIECAIIDKGFEEKWIVPQPPLQRTGKKVAIVGSGPAGLAAADQLNKMGHFVTVYERADRIGGLMMYGVPNMKTDKLGVVQRRVDLMAEEGVTFVVNANVGKDPNYSINRIRADNDALLLACGSTVPRDLAVPGRELSGVHFAMEFLHANTKSLLDSNLEDGNYISAKGKKVIVIGGGDTGTDCIGTSIRHGCSSIINLELLTKPPNNRAPGNPWPQWPKVFRVDYGHQEAEAKFGKDPRTYEVLTKRFLGDENGNVKGLEVVRVKWERDTSGRFKFTEIDGSSETLEADLVLLAMGFLGPESTLAEKLGFDRDNRSNFKADFGRFSTSVEGVFAAGDCRRGQSLVVWAITEGRQAASEIDKYLMKDEAIITQDPRNLGEDLIQPIAA, encoded by the exons ATGCGTATTTTAGGACATAATGGAGAGATAAACACACTTCGTGGAAATAAAAATTG GATGAAGGCACGTGAGGGTTTACTGAAGTGCAAGCAGCTGGGTCTATCAAAGGATGAGATGACACAAATTCTACCTATAGTGGATTCTACCTCATCAGATTCAG GGGCATTTGATGGTGTTCTGGAGCTTTTGGTCCGAGCTGGCAGAAGCCTGCCAGAAGCTGTCATGATGATGATACCTGAGGCATGGCAGAATGATGAGAATATGGACCCTGATAGGAAGGCTTTGTATGAATACTTCTCAGCACTTATGGAACCCTGGGATGGTCCTGCTCTTATATCAT TTACTGATGGCCGGTATCTTGGAGCAACATTGGACCGGAATGGGCTGAGGCCTGGCCGCTTTTATATCACACATAGTGGGCGTGTTATCATGGCTAGTGAAGTTGGTGTTGTAGATGTTTCTCCGGAAGATGTGTCCAGGAAAGGAAGATTAAACCCTGGGATGATGTTGTTGGTTGATTTTGAGAACCATATCGTTGTTGATGATGAGGAACTGAAGAAGATTTATTCACAAGCACGTCCATATGCAGATTGGCTTAAGAGACAGAAGATAAGCCTTGATGATATTGTTGGTTCAGTGCCTGAGACTGAGAGGGTCCCCCCGAGCATATTTGGATCAATTCCA GCAGAAAATCGTTATCAGAACATGGAAAACTTGGGCATTCATGGAATTTTGACTCCGCTAAAGGCCTTTGG CTACACAGTAGAAGCCCTGGACATGCTATTGCTGCCCATGGCAAAAGATGGAGTTGAAGCTCTCGGCTCAATGGGTAATGATGCCCCGTTGGCTGTGATGTCAAACAGAGAGAAGCTCACCTTTGAGTATTTCAAGCAGATGTTTGCCCAAGTTACAAACCCACCAATTGATCCTATTAGGGAGAAAATTGTTACGTCTATGGAGTGCATGATTGGCCCAGAAGGGGATTTATCTGAAACCACTGAAGAACAGTGTCATCGACTTACACTGGAAGGCCCTCTTCTATCAATTGACGAAATTGAAGCCATTAAAAAGATGAACTATCGAGGTTGGCGTAGTAAAGTGCTTGACATAACTTATCCTAAAAAGCGTGGTCGAAAGGGCTTGGAAGAAACTTTGGACAGAATCTGTGCTGAGGCTCATGAGGCTATTCGAGAGGGATATACGATCATTGTGCTGTCCGACAGAG GTTTTTCATCGGAGCGTGTCGCTGCCAGCTCCCTCCTGGCAGTGGGTGCAGTTCACCACCATCTTGTCTCACAGCTTGAGCGGACCCGCATAGGATTGCTAGTTGAATCTGCTGAGCCTCGCGAAGTGCACCATTTTTGTACTCTGGTCGGGTTCGGTGCAGACGCCATATGCCCGTATTTAGCTATCGAAGCAATATGGCGGTTGCAAATCGATGGCAAAATTCCTCCTAAGGATGATGGCCAGTTCCACTCCCGCAAGGAGCTTGTCAAAAAGTACTTCAAAGCCAGCAACTATGGCATGATGAAAGTTCTTGCTAAGATGGGTATATCTACCCTTGCTTCTTACAAAGGTGCTCAGATTTTTGAGGCACTCGGCATTGCTTCTGAGGTAATTCATAAGTGCTTCGAGGGTACCCCAAGTAGAATTGAGGGTGCAACATTTGAAATGCTTGGTCGGGATTATCTTAGTCTTCATGATTTGGCTTTTCCCTCAAGAGCTTTACCAGCTGGAAGTGCAGAAGCAGTTGCGCTGCCTAATCCTGGGGACTATCACTGGAGGAAAGGGGGTGAAATTCACCTTAATGATCCCCTTGCTATTGCCAAGTTGCAAGAAGCTGCGAGAGTTAACAGTGTGGCTGCGTATAAAGAGTACTCTAAACGTATTCAGGAGCTCAACAAGACCTGCAATCTGCGTGGGATGTTGAAGTTTAAAGATGTGGCTGAAAAGATCCCCTTGGAAGAGGTTGAACCTGCTAAGGAGATCGTGAAGCGTTTCTGCACCGGTGCCATGAGTTATGGTTCAATTTCTCTGGAAGCGCATACCACCCTTGCTACGGCAATGAATAAAATTGGAGGCAAATCTAATACTG GTGAGGGAGGAGAGCAACCATCTCGTATGGAGCCTCTCCCGGATGGTTCGAGGAACCCAAAGAGGAGCTCTATCAAGCAAGTTGCTAGTGGAAGGTTTGGGGTTTCAAGCTATTATCTAACCAATGCTGATGAACTTCAGATAAAGATGGCTCAG GGGGCAAAGCCAGGTGAAGGAGGTGAACTTCCAGGTCATAAAGTTATTGGTGATATTGCAGTTACAAGGCATTCCACTGCTGGTGTGGGTCTCATCAGCCCTCCCCCCCACCACGATATCTATTCCATTGAGGACCTCGCCCAGCTCATTCATGACCTTAAG AACTCAAATCCAGGTGCCCGAATCAGTGTTAAGCTAGTCTCAGAGGCTGGTGTGGGTGTGGTTGCTAGTGGGGTCGTTAAAGGTCATGCCGATCATGTTCTTATCTCAGGTCACGATGGCGGCACTGGGGCTTCACGATGGACTGGCATTAAAAATGCAGGCCTTCCTTGGGAGCTTGGCTTAGCAGAGACACACCAAACCCTCGTTGCAAATGGCCTTCGTGGTCGGGCAGTTCTTCAAACAGACGGTCAGCTGAAAACAGGGAGAGACGTTGCAGTAGCTGCTCTACTTGGTGCAGAAGAGTTTGGTTTCAGCACTGCTCCTTTGATAACTCTCGGTTGTGTTATGATGCGGAAGTGCCATACAAATACTTGTCCGGTTGGGATTGCAACTCAAGACCCAGTACTAAGAGAGAAATTTGCTGGCGAACCTGAGCATGTTATAAACTTCTTCTTTATGCTGGCGGAGGAGCTCCGTGAGATCATGGCCCAGCTTGGTTTCCGAACGATCAACGAAATGGTTGGACGTGCCGATATGCTGGAAGTTGATCCTGAAGTGGTAAAAAGCAAcccaaaattagaaaatatcgATCTTTCTTTAATGCTTAAACCAGCTGCCGAAATCCGGCCTGGAGCTGCTCAGTACTGTGTTGAGAAGCAGGATCACGGGCTGGACATGGCCTTGGATAGGGTGCTTATTTCTAAGTCAGACGCTGCTCTTGAAAAGGGCGTGAAGGTATTTATTGAGACGCCTGTTAAGAATATAAACCGTGCTATGGGCACCACACTGAGTCATGAGGTCACAAAAAGATATCACATGAAAGGTTTACCTCCCAATACTATCCATGTCAAGTTGAGCGGAAGTGCTGGCCAGAGTTTTGGTGCTTTTCTTTGCTCAGGAATTACTCTTGAGCTTGAAGGAGACAGTAATGACTATGTTGGGAAAGGGTTATCTGGTGGCAAGATAGTAGTTTATCCTCCAAGAGAAAGCAAATTCGACCCAAAGGATAATATTGTAATAGGCAATGTCGCTTTATATGGAGCAACAGCTGGGGAGGCGTACTTTAATGGGATGGCTGCAGAGAGGTTCTGTGTCCGTAATTCTGGTGCTCAAGCAGTGGTTGAAGGTGTTGGTGATCATGGATGCGAGTACATGACTGGCGGCACTGTCGTCATTCTTGGTAAAACTGGGAGAAATTTTGCTGCGGGTATGAGCGGCGGTATTGCTTTTGTTTTTGATGTGGATGGAAAGTTTTCTAGTCGATGCAATCATGAACTGATTGATCTTGAGAGTGTAGTAGAGGAAGAGGATGTTATTACATTGAGATCAATGATACAACAGCATCGTTCTCACACTGGCAGTGTCTTGGCTAAAGAGGTCCTCGCAGACTTTGAGAATCTTCTTCCGAAGTTTGTGAAAGTATTTCCACGAGATTATAAGAGGATTCTCCAGAATATGAAGGCAGAGAAAGCTGCAAAAGAAGCAGAGAAGAAACTGAAGAAGCTGAAGGGAAAGAATGGATACCAAGAGACGAAGATATCTGTAACTACCTCATCTAGCAAGAAG GAAGTGCCAGCTCGAAACAAACTGCAGAGGCCAACTCGGGTTGACAATGCTGCTAAGTATCGAGGTTTTATTGAATATGAGAGAGAAGGAATTGGTTATAGAGATCCTAATGAACGAATCGGTGATTGGAAAGAAGTTGCTAGTGAATCAATTCCTGGGCCACTCCTGAAAACACAATCTGCTCGTTGCATGGATTGCGGGACCCCATTCTGTCATCAG GAAAATGCTGGGGCGGGTTGCCCTCTTGGAAATAAGATTCCAGAATTTAATGAGCTGGTCCACCAAAATAGATGGCGTGAAGCATTGGATCGGCTCCTTGAGACGAATAACTTCCCAGAATTCACTGGCCGAGTTTGTCCGGCTCCCTGCGAAGGCTCATGCGTTCTTGGTATCATTGAAAACCCAGTATCTATAAAAAGCATAGAATGTGCCATCATAGACAAAGGCTTTGAGGAGAAATGGATTGTGCCTCAACCGCCACTTCAGAGAACAGG CAAGAAAGTTGCCATTGTGGGTAGTGGCCCGGCTGGTTTGGCTGCAGCTGACCAACTAAACAAAATGGGGCATTTTGTCACTGTTTACGAGCGTGCAGATCGCATCGGTGGCTTGATGATGTATGGGGTCCCCAACATGAAGACTGACAAGTTAGGCGTAGTTCAACGACGTGTTGATTTGATGGCTGAGGAAGGGGTCACTTTCGTGGTGAATGCAAATGTTGGAAAGGATCCGAATTATTCCATCAACCGCATCCGTGCTGACAATGACGCTCTTTTATTAGCTTGTGGATCTACAGTACCGAG AGATCTGGCTGTTCCTGGACGGGAGCTCTCGGGGGTTCATTTTGCTATGGAGTTTCTTCATGCAAACACCAAGAGCTTGCTGGATAGCAACTTGGAGGATGGCAATTACATCTCCGCCAAGGGTAAGAAGGTGATAGTGATCGGTGGTGGAGATACAGGGACTGATTGTATTGGGACATCGATCAGGCATGGTTGCAGCAGCATCATAAATCTAGAGCTTCTCACTAAGCCGCCTAATAACAGAGCACCTGGGAACCCGTGGCCCCAG TGGCCTAAGGTTTTCCGCGTGGACTATGGTCACCAAGAAGCAGAAGCAAAGTTCGGCAAGGACCCAAGAACGTACGAAGTCCTAACCAAGCGTTTCTTGGGGGATGAAAATGGAAATGTGAAGGGCCTTGAGGTGGTGCGTGTAAAATGGGAGAGGGATACCAGTGGGAGATTCAAGTTCACCGAAATTGACGGCTCTTCAGAGACACTTGAAGCCGATCTCGTCTTGTTAGCTATGGGCTTCCTTGGGCCTGAATCG ACTCTTGCCGAGAAGCTGGGGTTTGATCGAGACAACAGATCAAACTTCAAAGCCGATTTCGGGCGGTTCTCCACCAGTGTCGAGGGGGTCTTCGCTGCAGGCGACTGCAGGCGTGGGCAGTCGCTCGTCGTGTGGGCAATCACCGAGGGCCGGCAAGCTGCCTCAGAAATTGACAAATATTTAATGAAGGATGAGGCCATAATTACCCAGGACCCGCGCAACCTCGGCGAAGATCTCATTCAGCCAATTGCTGCGTAG